The Leuconostoc lactis genome includes a window with the following:
- a CDS encoding SDR family oxidoreductase produces the protein MTNINGEYAKQNFPKQSQPEPGLQSKMSPTPDDGAASYVGHDRLKHKKALITGGDSGIGRSVAIAYAHEGADIVLNYLPEEEPDAQEVKGIIESLGRKIKLVPGDLKNEAFSQKLIDEAVSFFGDLSILTLVAGKQQAEVDIANLSTQQITDTYATNVFSLIWLVKAALPHMQPGSSIITTNSIQAEQPSSFLVDYAGTKAAIKNMTMSLAKQLANRGIRVNSVAPGPIWTPLQIVGGQLPENIPTFGQSTPIGRAGQPAELAGAYVFLASNESSYVTGESINVTGGLK, from the coding sequence ATGACAAACATAAATGGAGAATATGCAAAGCAGAATTTTCCAAAACAGAGTCAACCTGAACCAGGATTACAAAGCAAGATGTCGCCAACACCAGATGATGGTGCAGCAAGTTACGTTGGGCATGACCGCCTGAAACATAAGAAAGCACTGATAACCGGTGGTGACTCAGGAATCGGCAGATCTGTGGCGATAGCGTATGCGCATGAAGGTGCTGATATTGTGTTAAATTATCTTCCTGAAGAAGAACCAGATGCACAAGAAGTTAAGGGCATTATTGAATCATTGGGTCGTAAAATTAAGCTAGTTCCAGGTGATTTAAAGAATGAAGCATTCAGCCAAAAGTTGATTGATGAAGCAGTTTCATTTTTTGGTGATTTAAGTATTTTGACGTTAGTAGCTGGTAAACAACAAGCGGAAGTTGATATAGCTAATTTGTCGACACAACAAATAACCGACACTTATGCAACAAATGTTTTTAGTCTCATTTGGCTTGTTAAAGCGGCTTTACCACATATGCAACCTGGCAGCAGTATCATAACAACGAATTCTATTCAGGCAGAGCAACCATCATCATTTCTCGTGGATTATGCAGGTACAAAAGCTGCTATCAAGAATATGACGATGAGTTTGGCTAAACAATTGGCTAATCGAGGGATTCGCGTGAATAGTGTGGCACCTGGTCCCATTTGGACACCTTTGCAGATTGTTGGTGGACAGTTACCGGAGAACATTCCAACATTTGGCCAATCGACACCCATCGGTAGAGCTGGTCAACCGGCAGAATTAGCAGGCGCTTATGTTTTCCTAGCTTCAAATGAATCTAGCTATGTAACAGGTGAGTCAATCAATGTTACTGGTGGCTTAAAGTGA
- a CDS encoding heavy-metal-associated domain-containing protein, which yields MTKATLKLETLTCPSCLQKIERGLKQTAGVKKDSVKVLFNASKVKVDFDENQVNLNTIEKAIEDLGYPVISSKVKEGA from the coding sequence ATGACTAAAGCAACATTAAAATTAGAAACATTAACTTGTCCATCATGTTTACAAAAAATCGAACGTGGTTTAAAACAGACTGCTGGTGTAAAAAAAGATTCTGTAAAAGTACTTTTCAATGCGAGTAAGGTAAAAGTGGATTTTGATGAAAATCAGGTCAATTTGAATACAATTGAAAAAGCAATTGAAGACTTAGGATACCCAGTAATTAGTTCAAAAGTAAAGGAAGGTGCATAA
- the amaP gene encoding alkaline shock response membrane anchor protein AmaP, protein MKKSQKIVLSIFSLGYLVGLCLLIWPKIIDEVFKFLAEFNIHLNFKSDLFIYYYGLVLLALTVLVFLLILVWPVELPDIPLKQTKEGRLALSNHGINQFIQTKLSGEGLSNIKVRLKNTRRQRKFYIVADSVYKQATVEELPRISYDLTKSLNDLLAGINRIPIKVDIKVNQKSNSKRKVTRVI, encoded by the coding sequence ATGAAGAAAAGTCAAAAAATTGTTCTGAGTATTTTCAGCCTCGGATATTTGGTTGGGCTTTGTTTGTTGATATGGCCAAAAATAATTGATGAAGTTTTCAAATTTTTAGCAGAGTTTAATATACATTTAAACTTTAAGAGTGATCTTTTCATTTATTACTATGGTCTCGTACTGCTGGCACTGACCGTGCTTGTGTTTTTACTCATATTGGTATGGCCGGTAGAATTACCAGATATTCCTTTAAAGCAAACCAAAGAAGGACGGCTTGCGTTGAGTAATCATGGTATCAACCAGTTTATTCAGACAAAGCTCTCAGGTGAAGGTTTATCAAATATTAAAGTGAGATTGAAAAATACTCGTCGTCAACGAAAATTTTATATTGTTGCTGATTCAGTTTATAAACAGGCGACAGTCGAAGAATTACCTCGTATTTCATACGATTTAACGAAAAGCTTGAATGATTTACTCGCTGGCATAAATCGAATTCCCATTAAAGTTGATATTAAAGTAAATCAGAAATCAAACTCAAAGCGTAAAGTCACACGTGTGATTTAA
- a CDS encoding polysaccharide pyruvyl transferase family protein has protein sequence MANFYIDTAEVVHEIPQNDRPKFYMFGVPRYTNMGDQAVSLAERKYIENEFPNYQYIEIIEEDGDEAIPVVQENLRKDDIIAFTGGGNMGNLYHNHEEARRKVFSTFVNNLTISFPQSIHFEDNEDGEIEKRISQAAYSKNPNLVLVARDAQSFHRMLTTFDNKVIFTPDMVLYMNSVDWKFERNGALFVLRHDSEKVVKQTTIDKIKEILGGDRPVERVDTVLDEPKEITPITRDTLFEQQLELFSHQEIIITDRWHAMVFSVLTGTPCLLFGNSYGKGKHAYFDWLEHVNWIDYTDETDIDRIESILKELMKQERHDYNVKKDFQQLHDIIEENISK, from the coding sequence ATGGCTAATTTTTACATTGATACGGCAGAAGTCGTTCATGAAATTCCACAAAATGATCGTCCAAAATTTTATATGTTTGGTGTACCACGTTATACAAATATGGGTGATCAGGCAGTATCATTGGCTGAAAGAAAATATATTGAGAACGAATTTCCAAATTATCAGTATATTGAAATTATTGAGGAAGACGGTGATGAGGCGATACCTGTTGTCCAAGAAAATTTGCGTAAAGATGATATTATTGCGTTTACTGGTGGTGGCAATATGGGTAATTTGTATCACAACCACGAAGAGGCAAGGCGTAAAGTATTTTCGACATTTGTTAACAACCTTACGATCTCATTTCCCCAATCAATTCATTTTGAGGATAATGAAGATGGTGAGATTGAAAAAAGAATAAGTCAGGCAGCTTATAGCAAGAACCCAAATCTTGTTCTTGTAGCTCGCGACGCACAAAGCTTTCATCGTATGCTTACGACTTTTGACAATAAAGTTATTTTCACGCCGGACATGGTATTATACATGAACTCGGTGGACTGGAAATTTGAACGTAATGGGGCTTTGTTTGTTTTGCGTCATGATTCAGAGAAGGTTGTCAAACAAACCACCATTGATAAAATAAAAGAAATACTCGGTGGGGACAGACCAGTGGAACGTGTTGATACCGTATTAGATGAACCAAAAGAGATTACGCCAATCACACGTGACACTTTGTTTGAGCAACAGCTGGAGTTGTTTTCACACCAAGAAATTATTATCACAGACCGTTGGCATGCTATGGTTTTCTCTGTCCTCACTGGGACACCATGCTTGCTTTTTGGAAATAGTTATGGAAAAGGGAAGCACGCGTACTTTGATTGGTTAGAGCATGTGAATTGGATTGATTACACAGATGAAACCGATATCGATCGAATTGAAAGTATTTTAAAGGAACTGATGAAGCAGGAACGTCATGATTATAATGTGAAAAAAGACTTCCAACAACTCCATGACATTATTGAAGAAAATATATCTAAGTAA
- the mobV gene encoding MobV family relaxase produces the protein MAHLKKNTRGAVPGLAVHFERKTDHHTNKEIDGSKSYLNQDLMADGSDMLSRFNARLNNVYCMKRDDVKALATWIVTLPEELTEAPYEQQSAFFEATTNFLNARYGQENAVAAVVHYDETTPHLHYAFVPVVFDDKKSRYKVSAKEVLTRHDLQTFHDDLDQHLKKVLPFYEQGILNNKTLPFENVAEIKKYNDQFNALKNELADVEDNIRAKQAVLKITDQALTEVDLAEKQIDAFKQALSKNLFGKTVLKPDDLDRFKNVLATMKKSTLQSQHETEELKQTLGQVKAQLGDVQADYQNLKETHQALQKRQRKQQQLDYAMRDMLKNDYGVDKIAHTDVEARYVLYKLDHEELTKNKKVAQSWLKTLTTARADPDTKIAPSRLDRGIEQVKALINRIIELTRDLFKGPSL, from the coding sequence ATGGCGCATTTAAAGAAAAATACCCGTGGCGCAGTCCCTGGTTTAGCGGTTCACTTTGAACGTAAAACCGACCATCACACGAACAAAGAAATTGATGGGTCGAAATCCTATCTGAATCAAGATCTCATGGCGGATGGTTCTGATATGCTTTCACGCTTCAATGCGCGTTTAAATAACGTTTATTGCATGAAAAGAGACGATGTGAAGGCGTTAGCGACGTGGATAGTCACTTTACCTGAAGAACTCACAGAAGCCCCCTACGAGCAACAGAGCGCCTTTTTTGAAGCAACCACCAATTTTCTTAATGCACGTTATGGTCAAGAAAATGCCGTGGCCGCTGTGGTGCATTATGACGAGACAACCCCTCACTTGCACTATGCCTTTGTCCCCGTCGTTTTTGATGATAAAAAGTCACGTTATAAAGTATCCGCTAAAGAAGTACTCACACGCCATGATTTACAAACCTTTCATGATGATTTAGATCAACATTTAAAAAAGGTGCTGCCCTTTTATGAACAAGGGATTTTAAATAACAAAACCTTACCATTTGAGAATGTCGCTGAAATCAAAAAATACAATGATCAGTTTAACGCCTTAAAAAACGAACTAGCTGACGTTGAAGACAATATTAGGGCTAAACAGGCCGTACTTAAAATCACGGATCAAGCCTTAACGGAAGTTGACTTAGCCGAAAAACAAATTGATGCGTTTAAACAAGCCTTATCTAAAAACCTCTTTGGTAAGACGGTGCTGAAGCCAGATGACTTAGATCGCTTTAAAAACGTGTTAGCCACGATGAAGAAATCCACCTTACAAAGCCAGCATGAGACGGAAGAACTCAAGCAAACATTAGGCCAAGTCAAAGCGCAATTAGGAGACGTCCAAGCAGACTATCAAAACCTGAAAGAAACGCATCAAGCGCTTCAGAAGCGACAGCGAAAACAGCAACAGCTGGATTATGCCATGCGAGACATGCTTAAAAATGATTATGGTGTCGACAAGATAGCCCATACGGATGTGGAGGCTCGGTATGTCCTTTATAAGCTAGATCATGAAGAACTTACAAAAAATAAAAAAGTAGCCCAGTCATGGTTAAAAACACTGACGACAGCTAGAGCAGATCCAGACACCAAAATAGCGCCTAGTAGATTAGATCGCGGTATCGAACAAGTTAAAGCATTGATTAATCGAATCATTGAATTAACGCGTGATCTTTTTAAAGGACCAAGTCTCTAA
- a CDS encoding DUF1345 domain-containing protein, translating into MFSCLPWIQSLYAIHYTEIYYQNNDGVSFNAKGLPNFWDFLYLAYTIGITYQVSDTNFSTTRFRKVALGHSPISFAFSTLLIATMINFIASLISSH; encoded by the coding sequence ATGTTTTCTTGCTTGCCTTGGATTCAATCATTGTACGCTATTCATTACACAGAAATTTATTACCAAAATAATGATGGTGTGTCATTTAATGCAAAGGGTCTGCCTAATTTCTGGGATTTTTTGTATTTGGCCTATACCATTGGTATAACTTACCAAGTTTCGGATACAAATTTTTCTACAACCCGTTTTCGAAAAGTTGCATTAGGGCACTCACCCATTTCTTTTGCCTTTAGTACACTCCTCATTGCCACTATGATTAATTTTATAGCCAGTTTGATTAGTAGTCACTAA
- a CDS encoding Asp23/Gls24 family envelope stress response protein — protein MSTETKTTTTQNTATENRQPKGELTFNDKVIQKVVGYAIEKVTGLLGVDGGFVANIKNKIVNTDNPTDGIGVEVGKEQVAVDLDIIMEYGHNAHDIYKQLTEVITKQVRETTSLTLVELNVEVVDIQTQKEFDASQTSLQDRVTDAGSTIKEKTSAGVDAVKKTTYQAVNDDDNRVK, from the coding sequence ATGTCTACAGAAACAAAAACTACAACTACACAAAATACTGCAACAGAGAATCGTCAACCTAAAGGTGAATTAACATTTAATGACAAAGTGATTCAAAAAGTAGTGGGCTATGCAATTGAAAAAGTGACAGGATTGCTAGGTGTTGACGGTGGTTTTGTCGCAAACATTAAAAATAAAATTGTGAATACGGATAACCCCACTGATGGCATTGGTGTCGAGGTCGGAAAAGAACAAGTTGCGGTAGATTTAGATATTATCATGGAATATGGACACAACGCACATGATATTTATAAGCAACTAACAGAAGTAATCACAAAACAGGTGCGAGAAACAACAAGTTTGACGCTAGTTGAGTTAAATGTTGAAGTAGTTGATATTCAAACACAAAAAGAATTTGACGCATCACAAACAAGCTTACAGGATCGCGTAACAGACGCTGGTAGCACAATCAAAGAAAAAACTTCAGCTGGCGTTGATGCCGTGAAAAAAACAACTTATCAAGCAGTGAACGATGACGATAATCGTGTCAAGTAA
- a CDS encoding sugar porter family MFS transporter gives MKNKSKKVKLDFLHYCVYVISLGGFLFGYDTGVINGALAFMSRPDQLNLTPTLQGVVSSSLVIGACFGALGCGRVADKIGRRKTLRIIAIVFTIATVLCAVAMNFWLMSLFRFVLGLAVGAASSLSPMYLAEISPENLRSANVNKNAIFIVLGQLCAFIVNAILGNIWGHWGPIWRVMVIFGAVPSIILWVNSFRISGSPQWLLLKHRFNRARKIFRRLGFENTNQLIKSQSDQSSDQNDNEFNWSIALKNKKLFYLLVTGIVIALIQQISGVNTVMYYGTILLEKVGMGESGSLYANVLIGVVSVIASIFGTRMIEHANHHRMLIIGLLGNVVFMALLGTIMKSSVFSQGITNALVLVSLTLFLANHQGIVSPVTWLLLAEMFPGKVKAQFMSVATATTWITNFVISLIYPQLVAILGTALVFFVFAMSNGLSIVLASLFVNSKKMAKAYDTASLS, from the coding sequence ATGAAAAATAAATCAAAAAAAGTTAAGCTGGATTTTCTGCATTACTGTGTTTACGTTATATCATTAGGCGGATTTCTATTTGGCTACGATACTGGTGTGATTAACGGTGCACTGGCATTCATGAGCCGTCCGGACCAACTGAATTTAACACCGACCTTACAAGGAGTTGTGTCCAGTTCATTGGTTATTGGTGCTTGTTTTGGGGCACTGGGATGTGGTCGAGTTGCTGATAAAATTGGTCGCCGTAAAACGCTACGAATCATTGCAATCGTATTTACAATAGCTACGGTGCTTTGCGCTGTTGCCATGAACTTTTGGCTTATGTCACTTTTTCGATTTGTATTAGGTTTAGCAGTCGGTGCTGCATCAAGTTTGTCACCAATGTATTTAGCAGAAATTTCACCGGAAAATTTAAGAAGCGCCAATGTCAACAAAAACGCTATTTTTATTGTACTTGGTCAGTTATGTGCTTTCATTGTAAATGCAATATTAGGAAACATCTGGGGCCATTGGGGTCCAATTTGGCGTGTTATGGTGATTTTTGGTGCGGTTCCATCAATTATTCTGTGGGTAAACTCGTTTCGTATCAGCGGTAGTCCGCAATGGTTACTCTTAAAGCATCGTTTTAACCGAGCTCGAAAAATATTTCGTCGATTGGGATTTGAAAATACTAACCAGCTTATCAAATCTCAAAGTGATCAATCTAGTGATCAAAACGATAATGAATTTAATTGGTCAATAGCATTAAAAAATAAAAAATTGTTTTATTTGTTAGTGACAGGAATTGTGATTGCTCTGATTCAGCAAATCTCAGGTGTAAACACCGTGATGTATTACGGTACAATTTTACTTGAAAAAGTTGGTATGGGTGAAAGTGGCTCCTTGTACGCCAATGTGTTAATTGGTGTCGTTTCTGTTATTGCTAGTATATTTGGTACTCGAATGATAGAACATGCCAATCATCATCGCATGTTGATTATTGGTCTGCTTGGTAACGTTGTTTTTATGGCGCTACTTGGAACTATTATGAAATCTAGTGTTTTTTCTCAAGGAATAACTAATGCTTTGGTGCTTGTCAGTTTAACGTTGTTTTTGGCTAATCATCAAGGTATTGTAAGTCCTGTTACATGGCTCTTGTTAGCCGAAATGTTTCCTGGAAAGGTTAAGGCGCAATTTATGTCCGTAGCCACAGCAACAACTTGGATAACCAACTTCGTCATTAGTTTAATCTATCCCCAGTTAGTTGCTATTCTTGGAACAGCATTGGTATTTTTCGTTTTTGCTATGTCAAATGGATTAAGTATTGTGTTAGCAAGTCTGTTTGTCAATAGTAAAAAAATGGCAAAGGCTTATGATACAGCTAGTCTATCATAG
- a CDS encoding aldo/keto reductase, with product MSLNELYELNDGHQLPKIGLGTFQIRGYQGVDQILNAIQIGYRLLDTSTNYDSEGAVGEAIRRSGIPRSQFYVTTKLPGKYHHFEDALKIIEESLLRLGLDYLDLYLIHWPLPKRDNYVEAWQALIEAQRRGLVRSIGVSNFEKEHLDKIISATGVTPAVNQNEIHPYWPQESLVATNQEYGIVTEAWSPLGRGSSELTEPLILKLADKYDKNAGQIILRWHIQRGILPVAKATTPHHQRRNLDIFDFTLTETEVSQISDLERKDGRVDDQDPKEYEEFV from the coding sequence ATGAGTTTGAATGAGTTATATGAACTAAATGATGGGCATCAGTTACCAAAAATTGGCTTGGGAACCTTTCAGATTCGAGGTTATCAAGGCGTTGACCAGATTTTAAATGCTATACAAATCGGTTACCGATTGCTTGATACGTCTACAAATTATGACAGTGAAGGTGCGGTTGGAGAAGCTATTCGTCGTTCAGGTATCCCACGCTCGCAATTTTATGTAACAACAAAACTTCCTGGTAAATATCATCATTTCGAAGATGCTCTGAAAATCATTGAAGAATCATTGCTTCGTTTAGGATTAGACTATTTGGATCTTTATTTGATTCATTGGCCACTTCCTAAACGGGACAATTATGTGGAGGCTTGGCAAGCATTAATTGAGGCACAAAGGCGTGGACTAGTTCGTTCGATTGGTGTGTCCAACTTTGAAAAGGAACATCTGGATAAGATTATTTCAGCAACGGGGGTCACACCGGCTGTTAACCAAAATGAAATTCATCCATATTGGCCGCAGGAATCATTGGTGGCTACTAATCAAGAGTATGGTATCGTAACTGAGGCTTGGAGCCCATTAGGTCGAGGCAGTAGCGAATTAACAGAACCGTTAATTTTAAAACTAGCCGACAAATATGATAAAAATGCGGGTCAAATTATTTTGAGATGGCATATACAACGTGGTATTTTACCAGTTGCTAAAGCTACCACTCCTCATCATCAGCGACGTAACTTAGATATCTTTGATTTCACACTGACAGAGACTGAGGTTAGCCAAATATCTGATTTGGAACGTAAAGATGGGCGTGTGGATGACCAAGATCCAAAAGAATACGAAGAATTTGTTTAA
- a CDS encoding GlsB/YeaQ/YmgE family stress response membrane protein — protein sequence MIWSLIVGAIIGAIAGAITNRGESMGWISNIIAGLIGSAIGQALLGQWGPSLAGMAIIPSIIGAVILVLVVSMVFGMRAKQ from the coding sequence ATGATTTGGTCATTAATTGTAGGTGCCATTATTGGTGCCATTGCAGGTGCTATCACAAATCGTGGTGAGTCAATGGGGTGGATTAGCAATATTATTGCTGGTCTAATCGGATCGGCTATTGGCCAGGCTTTGTTGGGTCAATGGGGACCTAGCTTGGCGGGAATGGCAATCATTCCTTCGATAATTGGGGCTGTGATTCTTGTACTAGTCGTGTCAATGGTGTTTGGTATGAGAGCAAAACAGTAG
- a CDS encoding helix-turn-helix domain-containing protein, whose amino-acid sequence MQIGEKIKIIRENKKLSQEDMAKSLHVSYQAVSNWERGKSYPDISNIIMISDLYSISLDELIREDKNYKDILLEKKVSGIADAILNIIFLLCAVMLLIYMMVENKLTSDNSFYIILTILVIIHTSVDLLKLLPKKSV is encoded by the coding sequence ATGCAAATAGGTGAAAAAATAAAAATCATTCGTGAAAACAAAAAACTGTCACAAGAAGATATGGCTAAAAGTTTACACGTATCGTATCAAGCAGTATCTAATTGGGAACGTGGGAAAAGTTATCCGGATATCTCTAACATTATTATGATTTCAGATTTATACAGTATTTCATTGGACGAGCTGATTAGAGAAGATAAAAATTATAAAGACATATTACTTGAAAAGAAAGTATCAGGTATCGCGGATGCTATCCTTAATATTATTTTCTTATTGTGCGCCGTCATGTTATTAATTTATATGATGGTTGAAAACAAGCTCACCTCAGATAATTCTTTTTATATCATTCTGACAATCTTGGTTATCATCCATACCAGCGTTGATTTATTAAAATTGCTACCAAAAAAAAGCGTGTAG
- a CDS encoding GlsB/YeaQ/YmgE family stress response membrane protein — translation MGLIWTLIVGAVIGAIAGAITSRGAAMGWISNIIAGLIGSWLGESLLGSWGPSLAGMALIPSIIGAIVLVLIVSWITSRTNK, via the coding sequence ATGGGATTAATTTGGACACTTATCGTAGGTGCAGTTATCGGTGCTATTGCAGGAGCAATTACAAGCCGCGGTGCAGCTATGGGATGGATTAGTAACATCATTGCTGGTTTAATTGGTTCTTGGTTAGGTGAAAGCCTTCTTGGATCATGGGGACCAAGCTTAGCAGGAATGGCACTTATTCCTTCAATTATTGGTGCAATTGTATTAGTCTTAATCGTATCTTGGATTACTAGTCGCACAAATAAGTAA
- a CDS encoding DUF2273 domain-containing protein: MKDKKSINIWVGGLAGFILSTLLVTVGFWKTILIIVVTLLAGWIGYLLEAYNLDLSIVSKIFTRKN; encoded by the coding sequence ATGAAAGACAAAAAATCAATTAATATTTGGGTTGGTGGTCTTGCGGGTTTCATTCTGTCAACTCTATTGGTAACTGTAGGATTTTGGAAGACGATTTTGATTATAGTTGTCACCTTACTAGCAGGTTGGATTGGCTACTTGCTCGAAGCGTATAATCTCGATTTGTCAATTGTCTCTAAAATATTTACACGTAAAAATTAG
- a CDS encoding multicopper oxidase family protein — MEQSNKKYFFDEPAFDLHDGGYVPLIVNNAPEMPLNIPPILKADRESKNDIYYTVTAKSGKSQILPGEKTQTWGYNANFLGKTIIFHRGQKNHITLKNDLPELTTFHWHGADVSGPYVDGGCHAPVYPGEIKHINFTLNQPAATLWLHAHPCPSTAEQVWQGLATMVIVQDEHESQLSIPRNYGVDDIPIILQDRHFHKDNQFDYRADYDPDGVAGPTAVINGTVNPYFDVTTQKIRLRFLNGANRREWRLHFSDDLPFDQIAGDCSLLPKPIKLTGLMLSCAERAEVIIDFSQYHEGDEVTLYTDQVPLLKFRIHNFAKDTTKIPDHLINLKKPAVETSLPIRHVVMQGMDESVAIDDKKFAMERIDAEQIVGEYQYWDVTNSNEKPGMVHPFHIHGTRFLVLTRNGKDPYPNENGFKDTIGVNPGETVRILVKFDLPGIYMYHCHILEHEDGGMMAQIEIVDPKKPHQKYQLMDMNTLMNALAEERGIELSNLWMAGMESYEKMGMKM, encoded by the coding sequence ATGGAACAGTCCAATAAAAAATATTTCTTTGATGAGCCAGCTTTTGATCTACATGATGGCGGATATGTACCTCTCATAGTAAATAATGCCCCGGAAATGCCTTTAAATATACCACCTATTTTAAAAGCAGATAGAGAGTCTAAAAATGATATCTACTATACCGTCACTGCAAAATCAGGGAAATCGCAAATATTGCCAGGGGAAAAGACACAGACATGGGGTTATAATGCTAATTTTTTAGGTAAGACTATTATATTTCACCGCGGTCAAAAAAATCATATCACTTTGAAAAATGACCTGCCAGAATTAACTACTTTTCATTGGCATGGAGCTGATGTTAGTGGCCCTTATGTTGATGGGGGTTGTCACGCGCCTGTTTACCCAGGGGAAATCAAACATATTAATTTTACGTTGAATCAGCCCGCTGCGACATTATGGTTGCATGCTCACCCATGTCCATCCACAGCAGAACAGGTGTGGCAAGGATTAGCTACAATGGTTATTGTTCAAGATGAGCATGAATCTCAATTATCAATACCAAGAAATTATGGAGTAGATGATATTCCAATTATTTTACAAGATAGACATTTTCACAAAGATAATCAGTTTGATTATCGTGCCGATTATGATCCTGATGGTGTTGCAGGTCCCACGGCTGTTATCAATGGAACAGTCAACCCATACTTCGATGTCACAACACAAAAAATAAGGTTACGTTTTCTAAATGGTGCTAACCGTCGGGAATGGCGTTTGCATTTTTCCGATGATTTGCCATTTGATCAGATTGCGGGAGATTGTTCTCTATTACCCAAGCCAATCAAGCTGACAGGTTTAATGTTGAGCTGTGCTGAACGTGCAGAAGTCATTATTGATTTTAGCCAATATCATGAAGGTGATGAGGTAACCTTATATACTGATCAAGTGCCACTATTAAAGTTCCGCATTCACAATTTCGCAAAAGATACTACAAAGATTCCCGATCATTTAATTAATTTAAAGAAACCGGCAGTTGAAACGTCATTACCCATTCGACATGTCGTCATGCAAGGAATGGATGAAAGTGTTGCCATAGATGACAAGAAATTTGCTATGGAACGCATTGATGCCGAGCAAATAGTTGGAGAGTATCAGTATTGGGATGTCACGAATAGTAACGAAAAACCGGGAATGGTTCACCCATTTCACATACACGGCACTCGCTTTTTAGTACTAACACGTAATGGAAAAGATCCATATCCAAATGAGAACGGTTTCAAAGACACCATTGGAGTTAACCCAGGGGAAACTGTTCGAATACTAGTTAAGTTTGATTTACCTGGTATTTATATGTATCATTGCCATATTTTAGAACATGAAGATGGCGGTATGATGGCACAAATAGAGATAGTAGATCCAAAAAAGCCGCATCAGAAGTATCAGTTAATGGATATGAATACTTTAATGAATGCGTTAGCTGAGGAGCGTGGTATTGAGTTATCTAATCTTTGGATGGCAGGTATGGAGTCGTACGAAAAAATGGGAATGAAAATGTAA